From one Gracilibacillus salinarum genomic stretch:
- a CDS encoding beta-glucoside-specific PTS transporter subunit IIABC has product MRYQQLAEEILNLVGGRENVNSVIHCITRLRFKLKDESKAQTEKLKMLDGVVTVMQSGGQYQVVIGNHVPEVYKELAAAGGFTEESKEEKPEGNALNRFIDIVAGIFTPILSILVASGMIKGFTALFTSSGWLSDESGTYHILNATGDALFYFLPVFLGYTSMKKFGGTPFIGMAIASALLYPSIVTLTEGDPLYSIFTGTVIESPVNMTFLGIPVILMTYSTTVIPIIIATFFAAKVEAFLSRYIPSVVKTFLVPTFTLLLIVPATFIVIGPIATWLSSLLGGGTSWLFDLSPIIAGIFIGALWQVLIIFGLHWGIVPIAFNNLSTLGYDPVLATAMASLLATAGTVLAIMIKTKNQQIKALSIPAFISAVFGIVEPAIYGITLPKKKPFIISCIGGAAGGGITGFFASKLYVFGGLGIFSFPTYISPTEGFNSEFWGYVIAVIVATVLGFVLTYFFGGVNQDNTPIEETGQTEEMVDNSMSKEEIIASPLNGKIIALQDVSDPVFASEAMGKGVAIMPSEGKIVSPVNGVITTLISSKHAIGITSEEGVEILIHVGIDTVQLNGEHFINHVEQGDKIQAGELLLEFDIDKIQAAGYEIVTPIIITNHDQYKKLELTVESTINQKDILLTVGE; this is encoded by the coding sequence ATGCGCTATCAGCAGTTAGCAGAAGAGATATTAAATCTGGTCGGTGGACGCGAAAATGTAAACAGTGTTATTCATTGTATCACCCGACTCCGATTTAAATTGAAAGATGAATCAAAAGCCCAAACAGAAAAACTTAAAATGCTGGATGGTGTCGTCACCGTCATGCAAAGCGGTGGACAATATCAAGTAGTTATCGGCAATCACGTACCAGAAGTATATAAAGAACTTGCAGCAGCAGGAGGATTTACAGAGGAAAGCAAAGAAGAGAAACCAGAAGGTAATGCTCTTAATCGCTTTATTGATATAGTGGCAGGAATTTTTACACCTATTCTAAGTATATTAGTTGCTTCAGGTATGATTAAAGGGTTTACAGCGCTTTTCACTTCAAGTGGTTGGTTAAGCGATGAGTCAGGAACCTATCATATTCTTAATGCAACAGGAGATGCTCTATTCTACTTTTTACCTGTTTTCTTAGGATACACTTCCATGAAAAAATTTGGAGGTACACCATTTATCGGCATGGCCATTGCCAGTGCGCTGTTGTACCCTTCAATCGTTACATTGACGGAAGGAGATCCATTATATTCAATATTTACTGGAACCGTCATCGAATCACCGGTAAATATGACATTCTTAGGGATTCCGGTGATTTTAATGACTTATTCAACAACCGTTATTCCGATAATTATTGCTACATTTTTTGCAGCGAAAGTAGAGGCATTTCTCTCGAGATACATTCCAAGTGTTGTGAAAACATTTTTAGTACCGACGTTTACGTTATTATTGATTGTGCCAGCAACTTTCATTGTTATCGGGCCTATCGCTACCTGGTTAAGCTCATTACTAGGAGGAGGAACGAGTTGGCTATTTGACTTGAGTCCCATTATTGCAGGAATCTTTATTGGTGCTCTTTGGCAAGTGCTCATCATATTTGGTCTGCATTGGGGAATTGTGCCTATTGCGTTCAATAACCTGTCAACTTTAGGTTATGATCCTGTATTAGCAACTGCTATGGCCTCTTTACTTGCTACAGCAGGTACTGTTTTGGCGATCATGATAAAAACAAAAAATCAACAAATAAAAGCACTTAGTATCCCAGCGTTCATTTCGGCTGTCTTCGGCATCGTAGAACCAGCAATTTATGGTATTACCCTACCTAAGAAAAAACCATTTATTATTAGTTGCATTGGCGGTGCTGCAGGTGGTGGTATCACAGGTTTCTTTGCTTCCAAACTTTATGTATTCGGCGGACTAGGAATTTTCTCATTTCCCACCTATATTAGTCCAACCGAAGGGTTTAACAGTGAATTCTGGGGCTATGTTATTGCCGTGATCGTCGCAACGGTATTAGGCTTTGTTCTAACCTATTTCTTCGGAGGAGTAAATCAAGATAACACGCCGATTGAAGAAACGGGACAAACAGAAGAAATGGTTGATAACAGTATGAGTAAAGAAGAAATAATTGCTAGTCCTTTAAATGGCAAGATCATTGCTCTACAAGATGTTTCTGATCCAGTATTTGCTTCAGAAGCTATGGGAAAAGGTGTGGCCATCATGCCAAGTGAAGGGAAAATTGTATCTCCTGTTAATGGGGTTATCACCACATTAATTTCATCCAAACATGCAATCGGAATTACATCCGAGGAAGGCGTGGAGATTTTAATTCATGTAGGAATCGATACAGTGCAACTGAATGGAGAACATTTCATTAATCATGTAGAACAGGGAGATAAAATACAGGCAGGTGAATTACTTCTGGAATTTGATATCGATAAAATTCAGGCAGCAGGTTATGAAATAGTAACACCTATTATCATTACAAATCATGACCAATATAAAAAGTTAGAATTAACGGTTGAATCAACAATCAATCAAAAAGATATCTTATTAACTGTTGGGGAATAG
- a CDS encoding ArgE/DapE family deacylase: MEKKAQVLKWIDDNQAEIIRTLMDLIEIPSVNPWFDEPKELTNEKGVQTYISKKMEELGADVEQWEPNADALKKYEGKAGYYPGRDFTDRPNLAATFKGRGEGNSMLLFGHIDVVKEGSNWIQKPFEPKIIDNRLYGRGAVDMKGGVASMLSAVQALKASNVELDGDIIVGTVVDEEAGGMGALDFIDHGYRADGCILTEPTSLKIAPLCRGILWGKLTIEGRAGHIEMPKASWQDGGAVDAIEKAKFIMKEIDELNKKWAEEKNHPLLPIPCQINISQIKGGEYPTSYANKVELHFNAQYLPSERDENLVGGRVKNEILSFINEISKKDAWLEENPVHVEWQVDADCAETDSDDPFVKQCASSLEQIGQPPVIEGLCFHTDMGWPVNVGIPTVNFGPGDPRMAHHSDEFVSVEEVIEATKMIAVSLIDWCNGQKNYSHEDRR; encoded by the coding sequence ATGGAAAAAAAAGCACAAGTATTAAAATGGATTGATGACAATCAAGCGGAAATTATCAGGACACTTATGGATTTAATTGAAATTCCCAGTGTAAACCCTTGGTTTGATGAACCAAAAGAATTGACAAATGAAAAAGGTGTTCAAACATATATATCAAAAAAAATGGAAGAGTTAGGTGCGGATGTTGAACAATGGGAGCCAAATGCTGATGCTTTAAAAAAATATGAAGGAAAGGCCGGATATTACCCTGGAAGGGACTTCACGGATCGCCCCAATTTAGCTGCTACTTTTAAAGGTAGAGGGGAAGGCAATTCTATGCTTCTTTTTGGACATATAGATGTTGTGAAGGAGGGTTCCAATTGGATTCAAAAACCCTTTGAACCTAAAATCATCGATAATAGATTATATGGACGTGGCGCAGTAGATATGAAAGGTGGAGTGGCATCCATGCTATCTGCTGTACAAGCTCTGAAAGCTTCTAATGTGGAGTTGGATGGCGATATTATTGTTGGTACAGTGGTTGATGAGGAAGCAGGAGGTATGGGAGCACTGGATTTTATTGACCACGGGTACCGAGCCGATGGTTGTATTTTAACAGAACCAACTTCCTTAAAGATTGCCCCGTTATGCAGGGGGATTTTATGGGGGAAATTAACGATTGAAGGCAGAGCAGGTCATATTGAAATGCCAAAAGCTAGCTGGCAGGATGGTGGAGCAGTAGATGCTATAGAGAAGGCAAAATTCATTATGAAAGAAATAGATGAATTGAATAAGAAGTGGGCGGAAGAGAAAAATCATCCGTTACTTCCTATACCATGTCAAATAAATATATCTCAAATTAAAGGTGGAGAATATCCAACATCGTATGCAAATAAAGTAGAGCTTCATTTTAATGCACAATATTTACCGTCTGAACGTGATGAGAATTTAGTAGGGGGAAGAGTGAAAAACGAAATACTCTCTTTCATTAATGAAATTAGTAAGAAAGATGCTTGGCTGGAAGAAAATCCGGTGCATGTGGAGTGGCAAGTGGACGCAGATTGTGCAGAAACGGATAGTGATGATCCATTTGTTAAGCAATGTGCATCTTCATTGGAACAGATTGGCCAACCTCCTGTCATAGAGGGGCTTTGTTTCCATACCGACATGGGATGGCCGGTAAATGTAGGAATTCCTACTGTTAATTTTGGACCAGGTGATCCTCGAATGGCCCATCATAGCGATGAATTTGTGTCAGTAGAAGAAGTGATAGAAGCAACTAAGATGATAGCTGTTTCTTTAATAGATTGGTGTAATGGACAAAAAAATTACTCTCATGAAGATAGGAGATGA
- a CDS encoding sugar ABC transporter ATP-binding protein, which yields MESILKMEGIDKLFPGVKALSSVDLELFKGEVHALMGENGAGKSTLMKILSGVYTQTKGTFSIKGEEIRIKSPSDAARAGISMIHQEFNLFPNLSVAENIFMDRPSITGTLGVINWKQMNEKAQALIDSLGASIDVREKVQNLSVQSQQVVEIAKAISFDAEILIMDEPSAALPENEVRNMLEVVMRLKEQGVAIVYVSHRMPEVFEIADRVTVLRDGKKIATKRTKETTQDQIINMMVGREVAELYPNKTKIRSEEVVLDVQEMTLGPNQKVNFQVRKGEIVGLFGLMGAGTHNVAERLFGLKKGKGTIMINGKKANIKSPKQAKKQKIGYVPPDRHRHGLIKEMTVKHNLTLTILDQLTEYSKLNREKEQELITDYIQDFNIKTPSSKQVVNLLSGGNQQKIVLSKWLATNPDILILEEPTRGVDVGAKAEIYALIQKLADDGMAILFISTEMPEVIGMSDRILVMRKGEMIRQYNYREVEQNELLSVASSIEQDEVKVI from the coding sequence ATGGAAAGTATTTTAAAAATGGAAGGAATTGATAAATTATTTCCTGGTGTGAAGGCACTATCCAGTGTGGACTTGGAACTGTTTAAAGGAGAAGTTCATGCCTTAATGGGAGAGAATGGTGCGGGAAAATCAACGCTTATGAAGATATTGTCTGGCGTATACACTCAGACAAAAGGTACTTTCTCTATTAAAGGAGAAGAGATTCGCATTAAATCTCCTAGTGATGCTGCGAGAGCAGGAATTTCCATGATTCATCAGGAGTTCAACTTATTTCCGAATTTATCGGTAGCTGAGAATATCTTTATGGACCGTCCATCTATAACTGGAACTTTAGGTGTTATCAATTGGAAACAGATGAATGAGAAAGCACAAGCATTAATTGATTCATTAGGGGCTTCTATTGATGTTCGAGAGAAGGTACAGAACCTGAGTGTTCAAAGCCAGCAAGTGGTAGAAATTGCTAAGGCGATCTCATTCGATGCTGAAATATTGATTATGGACGAACCATCTGCAGCATTACCAGAAAATGAAGTGAGGAACATGCTGGAAGTAGTGATGCGTCTAAAAGAACAAGGAGTTGCTATTGTTTACGTCTCACACCGGATGCCTGAAGTGTTTGAAATAGCAGATCGCGTGACTGTATTACGAGACGGGAAAAAAATAGCTACGAAACGAACGAAAGAAACAACGCAAGATCAAATAATAAATATGATGGTAGGAAGAGAAGTAGCGGAACTGTACCCTAATAAAACCAAAATTCGAAGTGAAGAAGTAGTTCTCGATGTACAGGAAATGACTTTGGGACCAAATCAAAAAGTGAACTTCCAAGTACGAAAAGGAGAAATTGTAGGACTTTTTGGATTAATGGGAGCTGGTACACACAATGTAGCAGAGCGTCTTTTTGGATTGAAGAAAGGGAAAGGAACCATCATGATAAATGGAAAGAAAGCAAACATTAAGAGTCCTAAGCAAGCAAAAAAACAGAAAATCGGATACGTTCCTCCTGACCGGCACAGACATGGTTTAATTAAGGAAATGACAGTCAAACATAATCTAACTCTAACCATATTAGATCAATTAACAGAATATTCAAAATTAAACAGAGAAAAGGAACAAGAGTTGATTACAGATTATATACAGGATTTTAATATTAAAACACCTAGTTCCAAACAGGTAGTGAATCTATTAAGTGGCGGAAATCAGCAAAAGATTGTTTTATCCAAATGGCTCGCAACCAACCCTGATATTTTGATTTTGGAAGAGCCGACCAGAGGGGTAGATGTGGGAGCAAAAGCAGAGATTTATGCTTTAATACAGAAGTTAGCGGATGATGGAATGGCTATTTTATTTATCTCTACTGAAATGCCTGAAGTAATTGGGATGAGTGACAGAATCCTTGTTATGCGCAAAGGAGAAATGATTAGACAGTACAATTACAGAGAAGTGGAGCAAAATGAGTTATTATCTGTTGCTTCGAGCATAGAACAAGATGAGGTGAAAGTGATATGA
- a CDS encoding ABC transporter permease: MITALRQKTNILSSLVSNQIFILVVLLFVLCAFFNTQSPYFLTQGNVFNISTQIVEIGLIAIPMTYVIISGNMDLSVGSIMGLSAVALGMFHNMAGLNIWLSVLLALLVGLLCGTFNAFLISKLKMQAIVVTIGSMVMLRGVIYVLTEGRPISGYPSEFYFLGQGQLLGVPFNTLILVGFFLLAYYIIRFTRFGRYTYGLGNNEDAVYYSGINQTNVRFTILTINGLFAGLAGVFLVSRLATAEATTGNGIELSVITAVLIGGTHIFGGRGSLGGTMIGVLIIGVLNNGLNLMGVSSLFQMVILGLFILIAVSRQKS; this comes from the coding sequence ATGATAACAGCACTTAGACAGAAAACTAATATATTATCCTCTTTAGTCAGTAATCAGATTTTTATATTAGTCGTTCTTTTATTTGTACTATGTGCCTTTTTCAATACGCAGTCACCTTATTTTTTAACACAGGGAAATGTATTTAATATATCGACGCAAATTGTTGAGATAGGTTTAATTGCGATCCCGATGACCTATGTAATAATTTCTGGGAATATGGACCTGTCAGTGGGATCTATTATGGGGTTATCTGCAGTTGCTTTAGGTATGTTTCATAATATGGCAGGGTTAAATATTTGGCTTAGCGTGCTCCTTGCTCTATTAGTAGGTTTACTGTGTGGAACTTTTAATGCTTTTCTGATATCGAAATTAAAAATGCAGGCGATAGTGGTTACAATCGGCAGTATGGTAATGCTAAGAGGCGTTATCTACGTGTTAACGGAAGGAAGGCCAATTAGTGGTTACCCGAGCGAATTCTATTTTTTGGGACAGGGCCAATTATTAGGAGTACCTTTTAATACGCTCATACTAGTTGGATTCTTCTTACTTGCTTATTACATTATTCGTTTCACACGCTTTGGTCGCTATACTTATGGATTAGGTAATAACGAAGATGCTGTTTATTATTCTGGTATCAATCAAACCAACGTTCGGTTTACTATTCTAACCATCAATGGGCTTTTTGCAGGTTTAGCTGGAGTATTTCTAGTATCCAGGCTGGCTACAGCTGAAGCAACCACTGGAAATGGTATTGAATTATCCGTTATTACAGCTGTATTAATTGGTGGAACCCATATATTTGGTGGCAGAGGCAGTTTAGGAGGAACGATGATCGGAGTCTTGATCATAGGAGTATTAAATAATGGTCTGAATTTAATGGGGGTTTCTAGTTTATTTCAGATGGTTATATTAGGTTTATTTATTTTAATTGCTGTAAGTAGACAAAAATCATAA
- a CDS encoding ABC transporter permease, protein MRKIFNLHETPIILFTIIVAFVFSMLSPLFLQASNIETILLQITITGIVAIGMTMVILLGGMDLSVGAVLALVSTIVGLLVNAGFNVWIAALIGILAGILCGVINGLIITLLNIPDIITTLATMYIFRGIAVYLSGGVWITNFPVAFSFFGQGTLLGLPFPVIVLVVLAITFGFVLKFTRFGRRIYAIGGNKHAAKLSGMAMKRAKLYVYLYSGMLSGFAAIIYASNVGSIQASTAALNISFDVIAAALIGGASIFGGVGTILGSMFGVLLLGIIQNGVIVSQFSPYWVDAITGLLIVVAIIINSVKRWKDSLKLEGKLK, encoded by the coding sequence ATGAGAAAGATATTCAATTTGCATGAAACACCTATCATCCTTTTTACGATAATTGTAGCTTTTGTCTTTTCTATGCTTTCGCCATTGTTTCTGCAAGCATCAAATATTGAGACGATCTTATTACAAATCACCATTACTGGCATTGTTGCGATAGGCATGACGATGGTTATTCTCTTAGGAGGTATGGATCTTTCCGTAGGGGCAGTATTAGCGCTTGTATCTACGATAGTAGGTCTTCTTGTGAATGCTGGATTTAATGTTTGGATTGCCGCCCTTATTGGTATTCTGGCAGGCATTCTATGCGGAGTAATAAACGGGTTAATTATAACCTTATTGAATATACCAGATATTATTACGACGTTGGCGACAATGTACATTTTCAGGGGAATTGCGGTATATCTAAGTGGTGGAGTGTGGATCACTAATTTTCCAGTCGCATTTTCCTTTTTCGGACAAGGTACTCTACTAGGTCTGCCATTTCCGGTAATTGTACTAGTTGTTCTAGCCATCACGTTTGGTTTTGTTCTCAAGTTCACGCGTTTTGGTAGAAGAATATATGCTATTGGTGGTAATAAGCATGCCGCAAAATTATCAGGGATGGCGATGAAACGTGCTAAATTATATGTTTATTTGTACAGTGGTATGCTTAGCGGTTTCGCAGCAATTATATATGCTTCCAATGTAGGCAGTATTCAAGCTTCTACAGCAGCATTAAACATATCTTTCGACGTGATCGCGGCAGCCCTAATTGGAGGAGCCAGTATCTTCGGTGGTGTTGGTACTATATTGGGCTCTATGTTTGGTGTTTTACTATTAGGTATTATTCAGAATGGAGTCATTGTCAGTCAATTCTCTCCATATTGGGTAGATGCGATTACAGGCCTGCTTATCGTAGTCGCCATTATTATCAATTCTGTTAAACGGTGGAAAGACAGCTTGAAACTGGAGGGGAAACTTAAATGA
- a CDS encoding ureidoglycolate lyase has translation MKSVEIVPLTKKIFEPYGRSFEIPSSPPSKRGEGWDCWSYVANMNASTNVGVGIVKTLKRPLIVDEMERHVSREEILVPLYAPIIQPVGLFKDNSDPEEKPEITSVKCFLIEPGQGIILSKGIWHSPAYALEKDTDYLFFIENKKDLFGDELVNPWVKFDQNEKLEMFLKK, from the coding sequence ATGAAATCTGTAGAAATTGTTCCTTTAACAAAGAAAATATTCGAACCGTATGGCCGCTCTTTCGAAATTCCATCCTCTCCTCCATCCAAGAGGGGAGAGGGATGGGATTGCTGGAGCTATGTGGCAAATATGAATGCTTCCACCAACGTCGGCGTGGGCATTGTGAAAACTTTAAAAAGACCTTTGATTGTAGATGAAATGGAGAGACATGTAAGTCGGGAAGAGATTCTGGTACCACTTTATGCTCCTATTATCCAACCTGTAGGGTTGTTTAAAGATAATAGTGATCCAGAGGAAAAGCCTGAAATTACAAGCGTTAAATGTTTTTTAATAGAACCAGGACAAGGCATTATTCTTTCTAAAGGTATTTGGCACAGTCCAGCTTATGCGTTAGAAAAAGATACGGATTATCTGTTTTTCATAGAAAATAAAAAGGATCTATTTGGCGATGAATTAGTGAATCCGTGGGTCAAGTTCGATCAAAACGAAAAACTAGAAATGTTTCTTAAGAAATGA
- a CDS encoding glutamine amidotransferase: MKLLFIGESWVIHMIHTKGYDSFTSTKYEEGATHLLQTLNDNGIDVTYMPAHEVQVRFPRSIEDLRIYDAIVISDIGANTFLLQNPTFYNMEKVPNSLELIKQFVSEGGGFLMIGGYLSFMGIEGKANYKNSPLAEILPVVMEDGDDRVEVPQGINPNVVSNHGLLKELGEWSSFLGYNKLTAKSNTDTLMEINEDPFLVLGSYHKGKTAAFASDCAPHWGSLEFVEWENYSVFWSELIKSLQKD, encoded by the coding sequence GTGAAGTTATTATTTATTGGAGAATCATGGGTTATTCATATGATTCATACAAAAGGTTATGACAGCTTTACTTCGACAAAATATGAAGAAGGTGCCACTCATTTACTTCAAACATTAAATGACAATGGAATTGATGTGACATATATGCCTGCTCACGAAGTACAAGTTCGCTTTCCGAGAAGTATAGAAGATCTTAGAATATATGACGCGATTGTTATTAGTGACATTGGTGCGAACACATTTTTACTTCAGAATCCTACTTTTTATAATATGGAAAAAGTCCCGAATAGCTTAGAGTTGATTAAGCAATTTGTTTCTGAAGGTGGAGGCTTCCTGATGATAGGTGGATACCTTTCATTTATGGGAATTGAAGGGAAGGCAAATTATAAAAATTCACCTCTCGCAGAAATACTTCCTGTGGTAATGGAAGATGGAGATGATCGAGTAGAAGTACCTCAAGGAATTAATCCAAATGTTGTAAGTAATCATGGATTATTAAAAGAATTAGGAGAATGGTCGTCATTTTTGGGATATAATAAATTGACAGCCAAAAGTAATACAGATACACTGATGGAGATTAATGAGGACCCATTTCTAGTATTAGGATCTTATCACAAAGGAAAAACGGCTGCTTTTGCAAGTGACTGTGCACCACATTGGGGCTCCTTAGAGTTTGTAGAGTGGGAGAACTACTCTGTATTCTGGAGCGAGCTTATTAAGAGTTTGCAAAAAGATTAA
- a CDS encoding autoinducer 2 ABC transporter substrate-binding protein, with product MKKLVTCLTLLFVLVLAACGSNDEAQGSAEGEMEVNEEMNSFFINPKSIGPAYFTAAEQGAEQAAEDLGVQVIFNAPTETSSSDQINMIQDMMVREVDGIGISPNDGEAVVPVISDAIEQDIPVVTWDSDAPNSERAFYVTPSTDSDLGEAFAEEIAQQMEGEGQVAFMVAGLGSTNQIDRVDAAEAYLEENYPEIEIVTVVASDDDQQKSYDNAQNLLNTYPDLAGIVGFAGGEPPAAAQAVTQAIESGRMEAGDIAITGFAVPSLVKGYIEDGIIEKIITWDPAVLGYTSVYVLNEMANGNSIPEGELTIENIGSVYVEGQNIFSGTIDLTIDNVNDFDF from the coding sequence ATGAAAAAATTAGTGACATGTCTGACTTTATTGTTTGTATTGGTATTAGCTGCTTGTGGATCAAATGACGAGGCTCAAGGATCTGCTGAAGGGGAAATGGAAGTGAATGAAGAAATGAATTCCTTCTTTATCAATCCAAAATCGATAGGACCAGCGTATTTTACAGCTGCTGAACAAGGTGCTGAACAAGCTGCTGAAGATTTAGGGGTGCAGGTTATATTCAATGCTCCAACAGAGACAAGCTCTTCGGATCAGATTAATATGATACAAGATATGATGGTAAGAGAAGTAGATGGAATTGGTATCTCTCCTAATGATGGGGAAGCTGTAGTACCGGTCATAAGTGACGCGATAGAACAAGATATTCCCGTCGTAACGTGGGATAGTGACGCACCTAACTCTGAGCGTGCTTTCTATGTAACACCTTCTACTGATTCTGATTTAGGAGAAGCATTTGCTGAGGAAATCGCTCAACAAATGGAAGGGGAAGGGCAAGTAGCATTTATGGTGGCAGGTTTAGGATCAACGAATCAAATTGACAGAGTCGACGCTGCAGAAGCATATTTAGAAGAAAATTACCCGGAAATAGAGATTGTAACAGTTGTAGCAAGCGATGATGATCAACAAAAATCTTATGACAATGCACAAAATCTATTAAACACGTATCCAGATTTAGCTGGGATTGTTGGTTTCGCTGGTGGTGAACCACCTGCAGCTGCTCAAGCAGTAACTCAAGCGATTGAAAGTGGACGTATGGAAGCAGGTGACATTGCGATTACTGGTTTTGCTGTACCAAGTCTTGTTAAAGGATATATTGAGGATGGTATTATTGAAAAAATCATTACATGGGATCCAGCTGTTCTAGGATATACTTCTGTTTATGTGTTGAATGAAATGGCTAATGGCAACAGCATTCCGGAAGGCGAATTAACAATAGAGAATATTGGTAGTGTTTATGTAGAGGGACAAAACATTTTTAGTGGAACGATTGACTTAACCATTGATAATGTAAATGATTTTGATTTCTAA